In Actinomycetota bacterium, a genomic segment contains:
- a CDS encoding glucosaminidase domain-containing protein, whose amino-acid sequence MFAEEGERTGVNPHLPVAIAGAESTFGLACFAPHNAWGMLSYPQGFASWEEGIRANFAWLAKHYGRPQSTYDCPGYCVPDHPWMERVQSIIRELEESR is encoded by the coding sequence GTGTTTGCCGAGGAGGGCGAGCGCACCGGCGTCAACCCTCACCTCCCGGTGGCCATAGCCGGGGCGGAGTCGACCTTCGGATTGGCGTGTTTCGCTCCCCACAACGCCTGGGGGATGCTCTCCTATCCACAAGGATTTGCCTCCTGGGAGGAGGGCATCCGAGCCAACTTCGCTTGGCTGGCTAAGCATTACGGCAGGCCGCAATCAACCTACGATTGCCCGGGATACTGCGTGCCCGATCATCCCTGGATGGAACGTGTGCAATCCATAATCCGCGAGTTGGAGGAATCGAGATGA
- a CDS encoding helix-turn-helix transcriptional regulator: MKAHNVLGLLLKINGLSRRRLADQTGIPRSYINDIASGRRIPTDEELLRICQALGVTPEMIYPNPELRKALAEV; this comes from the coding sequence ATGAAGGCGCATAATGTCTTGGGATTGCTTTTAAAAATCAATGGTCTCAGCCGTCGTCGGCTCGCCGACCAAACTGGCATCCCCCGCTCCTACATAAACGACATCGCTTCCGGCCGACGTATTCCCACAGACGAAGAACTTCTCCGTATCTGCCAAGCCCTGGGGGTCACGCCGGAGATGATTTATCCCAACCCGGAGCTAAGAAAAGCCCTCGCGGAGGTATGA
- a CDS encoding terminase large subunit has translation MATTKKTTKKKTSPRMDRGSKYAKAIAEGKILAPRAVKLLAEKHLQDLDTHPDLYDTAAVRRFTRFAGSLVQWKDRWAGEPFRLLPWQEFLASMLFGWRDTDGSRRYRQVYVEVPRKNGKTSFAAVVALYLLLADGIEGAEVYAAATKKDQARIVWQSAVEMVRRSPWAPELEFFKTSLSFPRTSSFFQPLASDEDTLDGLSPHGVIIDELHAHRTSGVWDVLTSAVGARERPIVFAITTAGAGGQDSICRRLHEYGLQVLEGAVEDRRFLPLIYSPDPEDRWDDPAVWRKLNPSLGETVTEEFLSDEAAKARGIRSEEEKFRRYYLCEWVQSSEAFIAPSLLSQAAGGKEIPPGSTVWAGLDLSLTTDLTALVWFREAEQGRLEVDAQFFLPRGRAEEMSREHRTDYLDMERKGWITLPRGDVFDFDDLMMRFEKLLSPYRVVGVGYDPWCAFHLAQKMERQVQMVEVRQSRKVISPAISELGKLFQTKRIRVRNPLLLRHLANMRVKVGSDGLLYPDHKSGAPIDGATALINALFLRQKMPDARRGGGIQGFHLF, from the coding sequence ATGGCGACCACGAAGAAGACGACGAAGAAGAAGACTTCGCCGCGGATGGACCGCGGCAGCAAGTACGCAAAGGCGATCGCCGAGGGGAAGATTCTCGCCCCTCGGGCGGTAAAGCTTCTCGCTGAGAAGCACTTACAGGACCTTGACACGCATCCAGACCTCTATGACACTGCCGCCGTGCGCAGGTTCACGCGCTTCGCCGGGTCCCTCGTGCAGTGGAAGGACCGTTGGGCCGGAGAGCCCTTCCGCCTCCTCCCATGGCAGGAGTTCCTCGCCTCCATGCTTTTTGGGTGGCGTGATACTGACGGCTCCCGGCGATACCGGCAGGTGTACGTGGAGGTGCCGCGCAAGAACGGCAAGACCTCCTTCGCTGCTGTCGTGGCGCTCTACCTCCTCCTCGCCGACGGGATAGAGGGGGCGGAGGTCTATGCCGCCGCGACCAAGAAGGACCAGGCGCGCATAGTGTGGCAGTCCGCAGTGGAGATGGTGCGCCGCTCCCCCTGGGCGCCGGAGCTGGAGTTCTTCAAGACGTCCCTCTCCTTCCCCAGGACGTCGAGTTTCTTCCAGCCGCTGGCGTCGGATGAGGACACCCTGGACGGCCTCTCGCCTCACGGGGTGATCATCGACGAGCTGCACGCCCACAGGACGTCCGGGGTCTGGGACGTGTTGACCTCCGCAGTGGGGGCGAGGGAGCGCCCTATCGTGTTTGCCATCACCACCGCTGGCGCAGGCGGGCAGGACAGCATCTGCCGCAGGCTGCATGAGTATGGCCTGCAGGTCCTTGAGGGGGCCGTGGAGGACAGGCGGTTCCTGCCTCTCATCTATTCACCTGATCCCGAGGACCGCTGGGATGACCCTGCGGTGTGGCGCAAACTCAACCCCTCTCTGGGAGAGACGGTTACCGAGGAGTTCCTCTCTGACGAGGCCGCCAAGGCTCGTGGTATCCGCTCCGAGGAGGAGAAGTTCCGCCGCTACTATCTCTGCGAGTGGGTGCAGTCCAGCGAGGCGTTCATCGCACCCTCCCTGCTCTCGCAGGCCGCGGGCGGTAAGGAGATACCGCCGGGCTCTACGGTCTGGGCGGGGCTGGACCTTTCACTGACCACCGACCTCACGGCCCTGGTCTGGTTCCGCGAGGCGGAGCAGGGGAGGCTGGAGGTGGACGCGCAGTTCTTCCTCCCCCGGGGTAGGGCGGAGGAGATGAGCCGCGAGCACCGCACGGACTACCTTGATATGGAGCGCAAAGGGTGGATCACCTTGCCCCGCGGGGATGTATTTGACTTCGACGACCTGATGATGAGGTTCGAGAAGCTGCTCTCACCCTATCGGGTGGTCGGGGTGGGATACGACCCCTGGTGTGCCTTTCACCTGGCCCAGAAGATGGAACGGCAAGTGCAGATGGTGGAGGTGCGCCAGAGCCGCAAGGTCATCTCCCCGGCCATCTCTGAGCTGGGGAAGCTGTTCCAGACTAAGAGGATCAGGGTACGCAATCCCCTGCTCCTGCGCCACCTCGCCAACATGAGGGTGAAGGTCGGAAGCGACGGGCTCCTCTATCCGGATCACAAAAGTGGAGCCCCTATCGACGGGGCCACTGCGTTGATCAATGCCTTATTTCTGCGACAGAAGATGCCTGATGCGCGCAGGGGCGGGGGGATACAGGGTTTCCATCTGTTTTAG
- a CDS encoding VRR-NUC domain-containing protein, whose product MTEKELQAAVIELAQLTGWRHYHTYDSRRSPEGFPDLVLVRRGRLILAELKSERGRLTVHQKIWLEELADVERYSLGNVRVRVWRPRDWLSGAIEEALR is encoded by the coding sequence ATGACCGAGAAGGAGCTCCAGGCAGCGGTAATAGAATTGGCCCAACTTACGGGCTGGCGGCATTACCACACCTACGATAGCCGCCGAAGCCCGGAGGGGTTCCCGGACTTGGTGTTGGTCCGGAGGGGACGGCTGATCCTCGCCGAGCTCAAGAGCGAGCGTGGCCGGCTGACCGTCCATCAGAAGATATGGCTCGAAGAGTTGGCTGACGTGGAGCGATACAGCTTGGGTAATGTCCGTGTACGAGTGTGGAGACCACGAGACTGGCTGTCCGGTGCTATCGAGGAGGCTTTGAGATGA
- a CDS encoding N-acetylmuramoyl-L-alanine amidase: MKIAIVSSLQGYPEETSPETPVDTTRIARHVAERLQAALPQVEVGLWDREDYPGQGDCYIRAREDVVRWGADIALHIHQDAYKPGMRGWCVLWRNQEALPLADYLAAAMRVIPSPFRGIIYRDDVAVLKAPRCSVLVECGFYTSPEDEAIGVAGWGDPLVRGLLNYLRDKYHVMPSKVEEVSLVPKIIVPQNTEMDGRRVYHVPAFRRDWWLDLGYEGPGEEEVVVWVNAQANDQKTGKKPPARRIVYKVPGTLHADKAPGVHIRPCVMADPEWVVLSIHSPVPLTVFVGP; this comes from the coding sequence ATGAAAATCGCCATCGTTTCCAGCCTGCAGGGCTACCCGGAGGAAACCTCGCCGGAGACACCAGTCGATACCACCCGCATCGCACGCCATGTGGCGGAGCGGCTGCAGGCCGCTCTGCCCCAGGTGGAGGTGGGCCTCTGGGACCGCGAGGACTACCCAGGCCAGGGCGACTGCTACATCCGCGCCCGCGAGGACGTTGTGCGCTGGGGTGCGGACATAGCCCTGCACATCCACCAGGATGCCTACAAGCCCGGCATGAGGGGCTGGTGCGTGCTCTGGCGCAATCAGGAGGCCCTGCCTCTGGCGGATTACCTGGCCGCAGCGATGCGTGTGATTCCCTCTCCGTTCCGCGGCATCATCTATAGAGACGACGTGGCCGTGCTCAAGGCCCCGCGTTGTTCGGTGCTCGTCGAGTGCGGGTTCTATACATCTCCGGAGGACGAGGCAATCGGGGTGGCGGGGTGGGGTGATCCCCTGGTGCGCGGCCTGCTTAATTACTTACGCGATAAATACCATGTTATGCCATCGAAGGTAGAGGAGGTGAGTTTGGTGCCAAAGATTATCGTGCCGCAAAACACGGAGATGGATGGCCGAAGGGTCTATCACGTCCCCGCCTTCCGCAGGGATTGGTGGCTGGACCTGGGTTACGAGGGCCCGGGCGAGGAAGAGGTGGTCGTTTGGGTGAATGCCCAGGCCAACGACCAGAAGACCGGGAAGAAGCCTCCGGCTAGACGCATTGTCTACAAAGTACCCGGAACCCTCCATGCCGACAAAGCGCCGGGCGTGCACATCCGCCCATGCGTGATGGCAGACCCGGAGTGGGTGGTCCTCTCCATCCACTCACCAGTGCCTCTCACGGTGTTCGTTGGACCTTAA
- a CDS encoding HNH endonuclease: MPIKRDKRHFIYPDNWGEISRSVRERSGWKCEWCGAEARKPHPVTGSVVVLTVAHLDHDPTNNDPENLRALCQLCHNRHDMPIRAWNRKYKPASNQLKLGGQDGS, encoded by the coding sequence ATGCCCATCAAACGGGATAAGCGACATTTTATTTATCCAGACAATTGGGGAGAAATCTCTCGAAGCGTGCGGGAAAGGTCTGGGTGGAAATGCGAGTGGTGCGGAGCGGAGGCGCGTAAGCCCCATCCGGTGACCGGGTCGGTTGTGGTACTGACCGTTGCGCACCTGGATCACGACCCAACGAACAACGACCCGGAGAACCTCCGCGCCCTCTGTCAGCTATGCCACAACCGGCACGATATGCCGATAAGGGCCTGGAATAGGAAATATAAACCGGCCAGTAACCAGCTGAAATTAGGGGGGCAAGATGGCTCGTAA
- a CDS encoding helix-turn-helix domain-containing protein codes for MNLLTAEQVAQILNINPETVRLYARQGKLSCYRFGPRCVRFAAEDVEEFKERFRVEAVDVFVPKASTLLRTLKEMQA; via the coding sequence ATGAATCTCCTCACTGCCGAACAGGTTGCCCAAATACTGAACATAAATCCTGAAACAGTTCGCCTCTACGCGCGCCAGGGTAAGCTTTCTTGCTACCGCTTCGGCCCACGCTGCGTGCGCTTCGCGGCGGAGGACGTGGAGGAGTTCAAGGAAAGGTTCAGGGTCGAGGCGGTGGATGTCTTCGTGCCGAAGGCATCCACCCTGCTCAGGACGCTCAAGGAGATGCAAGCATGA